In the genome of Acidimicrobiales bacterium, the window CTTGGAGTGGGTCAAGCCGGCGAGCACCATGCTGGCCGCCAGGACCGGCTCCACCACACCGATCCCCGAGGGGGTGATCGAAACAGTTGATGCCGTGGCGGCGGCCGCCCACACGACGATGAGATCGGTCAGCGGCAGGTGACCGCCCGCGGCGCGAATGGCGAGCGCCAGCGTCAGGGCATCGAGAGTCCAGTTCAGGACTCCGGCGGACACCGCGAAGCCAATGTCGCCGACGCTCGGACTGTAGGAGCCGAATTTCTCGATGAAGTTCCGGACCGACCCGGCAGGATCGGCGAGCGGGCACCGGCTGGCCCTGCCGGGCAGCCGGAACAGAAGGCCGGTCACAGTATCTTCGAGGCGGGCTCGGAGCGCTGGAAGGCGGGTGCCCACTGCCACTGTCGCGGTGAGGGCCAGCACGATGAGCGTTCCGGCCGCGCCGGCGCCCATGAAGGCCGGGTTCCCGCTGGCCGTGGCGGCCAGCCCGATGATGAGGGTGAAGGCCAGGGACGAGGCGACGCCGCTGGCCCCGAGCGCCCAGGTCACTGCAGGCGCTGCTGCTCCCTGGCGGTGGTACTGGCGCCACGTGTTGGTGGTGCCGGCGAGCGATCCGACAAGCGGGAGGCTGGCCGAGATGGCGTTGGACGCGAACGTGATGGCCGCGGCAGTGCGCCGCCGGACCGCGACTCCCGTGGTCCGCAGCGCCCGACGGTGCAGCCCGGCGAGAGCCGCCATCGACCCGGCTTCCGCCACCGCGGCCACGATCAGCCAGATCGGATGGGCGTGGACGATGGCGTGCAAGCCGGATGCAGCCAAATTGCCGCCTCCCAGCACTGCTGAAACCACGGCTAGGGGACCAATAGTCGATGCGAACGCGGCGACCCACACGCGGGCCGGCACGCGGCGCCGCTTGAACAGCCGCAATCGGGCCGACATGTCGGGGATCCACAGGCTGGCCACCCACCCCAGGCCCATCACGGCGGCGCCGCCGATCAGATCCAGGAAGAAGTGGTTGCCGGTGGCCATGACGACCGCGGCGGTGAGAACCGGGTACAGGTACACGGTTTTGCGGGCAATGGGCCGGCGCAACGGGCCCGCAGCCGCCCAAGCGCACCACAGCGCCCACCCAAGGTGCAGAGATGGCATGGTTGCGTACAGATCGGCTGCTCTCGAGGAGCTGCCCCGCTCGACATCGAAAATGGTGTGGAAGGCCACGTTGGTGTCGATGAAACCCGACCCGCCGAGCAACCGGGGCGGAGCCGACGGGTAGAGCCAAAAGACGACCAGGGCGATGAGCGTGCCGGCGACGATTACCCGCCGGGCCTGCCGATACCAGTCCGGGTGCGATCGCCACAGCCACACCAAAACGCTGATTGGCACCAGGAAGTGGAGTGTGGCGTAGTAGTAGTCGGCTGGGACGGCGAGCCACGACCGGGCCGCAACGAAGCGGTTGATCGACAGGTCGAACCCGATTTTGGCGCTGCGTTCCCATGCGAGGATGTTCCAGCCGTGTCGGGTCGCTGCAACCCGCGGGGCGTGGATTTGAGCGAGGTGGTAGAGGCCGTATCCTCCGCCCAGCAGAAGGAGCTCGGGCCACCAACGCGGGCGGGCGGACGTCCGGCCCGACCGGACCGCGGCAGCGAGATCGCTTGGTATCTCGCTCCCGTCAGTCATGTCAACTTTTCCTCACCGCAGCGGACCAACCTCTATGAAGTGTGAAGTGGTGACGACCCAAAATGTGGCCAACACCAGAAGGCCGCGAACAAGGCGGCGTCGTGGAACAGAGATGGACAGGTCCACCAACATTGGTCGTCACCCGCTTCTTCCCGAAGACGACCATGGCGTCGTTTAGCCCCAGCAGGATGGGATTGCCTACCTTGAGCTGGCCGGGGTTCCGGTGTGAAGCTTTCGGCGGCCTTGACTGTCGAGGAGGGTGGTCTCCGATATCTCGAGCGTCCTAGGGGACGGTCCAGCGATCTTCCCACTGTTCCATCATCGTGACTACCAGCCGCAGGTCTTGACCTTTTTCGGTCAGCTGATAATCCGAACGCGGTGGATGCAGTTGATACGGGACGCGCTCGAGTACGCCGGCGTCCACCAAGTCGTTCAGCCGTCTAGTGAGGGTGCTGGCGGATATTCCTAGCCGGGCTCGGAAGTCGTCGAAGCGGCTAACACCCGAGAGGGCGTCACTGACGATGAGCAGGCTCCGCCTTTGGCCGATCAGTCCTGTACAACTGGCGACGGGGCCGTTCATGTGGCGACGCCGGCGTTTCGCCGTCTCAGGACTCGCGGTCGGAGATCTCGCGGACCAGGTCCGCGACCGCGAGTAAGACGCCGGCCTCGGACCAGATTTCGTGACGTTCAAAGATCCAGCCGCCGGTGGATGCGGTCACTTGACTGGCCAACAGCGCCTGTGAAATGTCGTCATAGTCGCGGTCTGCTGCGGTGAACGTCATCGTGGCCGCGGTCAGGATTGTCGGACTGGGCTGGCGGAGAGGCTCGCCCTCTCGAAGGTGGAGTCTGACAGCTTGCATGTGGCTTGGCGGGTACCAGCAGTCGACCATCGACGCGACAAGGCGCCGGCCCTCGAGTTTGTGGTCGAGCGGGGTGAGCCAGACCACATCCCATCCGTCGCGGGGACCGCTCCCATCGACCTCAGCCGTTGGCCGATATTCGAAGTGCTGAGTGACGGGGACGGATGGCGAGGGCATCTCGATTGGGCGATAGGCCCCGGCGGGCATGGCGGCCGGAGGGCCTGCGTCACTTGGGAGCGACGGCCCGTCGGGCGCTCCGCTGATTACGTTGGCCAGGGCGAAGAGGCGTTGCTGCACGAAGTCGACAGATGTCACACCTGTTCCGGGTCTGCTTATCAGCCGAATCGGTTCGTACGCGAAAGCACCAACACGCGGCAAGCCCAAGATTTGCATGGACACCGAAAGAGGCACTTCCACGAATGCTTTGCGCAGCTCGTCGGCCGCGGCCAGAGCAAAGCTCAGCAGATAGCCGGCTGTCGGACCGTTGTTAGCCCACCAGTCGAAGTCAAGGTTCGACAGCGAGGGGGCGGTCAACCAACACACTCCCGTGGGTCAGTGGGGTCGCCGCCGACGACTTGATCCGCGGAGCTCGCCAGGAGGAAAAGCATTTTGGGGTTGAGGTCGCTCATTAGGCTTCGAGCGGCGCGGCGAGGAAGGGCTCTTGTTCGACCTCTTCGCCGTCGTTACTGATCACCGGGTGGGCTGGCAACAGCAGTAGGGCCATGACTCCACCCAGGGCACTTAGGATGGCAATAGGGATGAGGGCCACCTTCATCCCGTCGAAGAAGGCTCGTGTCGCGGCCGTGTGCACGGCGTTCCCGACGCCGGCGCGACCGCTGAGGCTGGGGCTCGAAGCCACCCGGAACGCGGCGCCGACCGAATCCCGGGCCGTGCGGGCCAACTGGGGGGCCAACGTGGAGGGAAGCCGACCGGCCACATGGTTGCGATAGATCGACGCGTAGATGCTGCCGGTCACAGCGATGCCCAGGGTGCTGCCGAGCAGCCGGGTGGCATCATTGACAGCGGAGCCGATGCCAGCTTTGGCTGCCGACACGACGCCCAAGATGGCCTCGGTTGCCGGTGCACTGACCAAACCCACGCTGCTGCCGCCGACGATCATCTGGCCGACGATCTCGGGATAGCCAGTATGGATGCTCACCCTGGACACCCAAGCGAAGAATGCGGCCGAACAGAACATGCCGATGGCAACAATTTGTTTGGTGCCGACATTTACGGCCAGCTTGGTGCCGACTACCGACATCACGCCCACCGAGAGCGCGACCGGCAGCAGGTGCACGCCGGTCTCGAGCGGTGCGTACCGCTTGAAGAACTGGAAGTACTGCGTGATGAGGAAACTGAAACCGGTCAGCCCGAAGAAGATCACCGTGACCGAGCCGCTCGCCGCGGTGAAACGCGGATTGCGGAAGAGGCTGATGTCGAGCATGGGTTCATCGGCGCCGCGCTCGCGAAGAACAAAGACCGCGAACAGAACAGCCGCGATCGCGTAGCCGGCGATACTGCGCCTACTGCCCCAGCCGTGACTGGGCGCCTCGATCAGTGTGAATGTCAGTACAGCCATTGCGGCGGCCGACAGCACGAGCCCGGCCAAGTCGAACCTGTGCGCGCTCGGGTCGCGCGATGTCGGCACGCTTGACGCCGCCATGAGGGCGGCGAGTCCGGCCACCGGGGCCATCGCATAGAAGATGCTCGACCAGCTGAACTGCTCGAGCAGCCAGCCGCCCACGATCGGCCCGAGGGCGATGGCCATCCCCGTGGTCGCACCCCACAAGCCGATCGCTTTGGCCCGGGCTGTACGGTCGGTGAAAATGTTCGAGATCAGTGACAGGGTGGCCGGGAAGATCATCGCCGCACCGACGCCCATGACGCAGCGGGCCGCGATCAGCGGCCCGACCGACGTGGTCACGCCACCGAACACGCTGCCCGCGCCGAACACCACGAGCCCCCCGACCAGGAACTCCTTGCGGCCGAGACGGTCGCTCAGGCTGCCGGCTGCCAACAGCAGCGCCGCGAACAGGAGGTTGTAGCCGTCAACGACCCACTGCAGCTGCGAGTTCGACGCATGCAGCTCCCGGACGAGGGACGGCAGGGCGACGTTCACGATCGTGATGTCGAGGTTGATTATGAACGCTGCGAGCAGCAGCGAAGGCAGGACTAAAGCACGGCGTTGCATGCTTGACAGACTAAATAGGCTTGTAGAAAATATCAAGTGATAATCGCTAGTTGTAAAGCGAACTTGAGCTAGAGTATGGCCATGGCCAAGCGCTCCTACCAGCACTACTGCGCGATCGCCAAGGCGCTGGACTTGATCGGCGACCGCTGGAACCTCCTGATCGTGCGCGAACTGCTCCTACAGGGCCCCTGCCGGTACACCGACCTGCTTCACGGGTTGCCGGGAATCGCCTCCAACCTGCTCACGGACCGTCTGCGAGACCTCGAAGAAGCCGGCGTGATCACCCGAGAGGACGCACCCCCGCCGATCGCAACCACGCTGTTCCGTCTCACCCCGCGCGGTCTCGAACTCAAGGCCATAGTCCACGATCTCGGGCGTTGGGGCGCACCGCTGATGGCTGAACGCGATGAACGAGACGTGTACCGGGAAAGCTGGCTCGCACTGCCGGTCAGCTTGTTCGTCACCGACCGAGCGCCGGAGGAGCCCCCGGTCACGATCGAGCTACGGGCGGGCGGCGAGCCCATCACGGTGGTGACCGGTGAAGGCAAGCTTCATACCCGGCCGGGCGGCACCCCGCACCCCGACCTGGTCCTAACTGGCGAGCCACAATTAGTCGTGGGTGTTCTCACCGGCGACCTCACTCTGAGCGCGGCACGCGGCCGTGGACTGCGCACACAGGGGAACACGAAAGTCCTCGCACGGCTTCAGCCAGAGTTCCAGTAGGGATTTCTCGCTCGGATGCCCAAACGCGCGGCGACGGGGCAGACCGTCGCCCTCTTGGGGTGTTGACTGATACGGCGACGAGCGCATGAAGGTGTTCGATTTTCGGAAATTCTCGACGGGAAACTGTCCGCGGACCCTTACGAGATCGACCTGCTTCAGGCGCTGGTCTGCTTGATCTGCCCGACTTCTATCAGGTGACCGTCGGGGTCGTGGAGGTAGCAGCGGATCTCTTGGCCGCGATCGATGGGCGGGGTGATGAACTTGGCCCCTCGCCCACTCCATGTCTCGTAGACGGCCTGGATGTCGGCGACGCGGATGTTTAAGAAACTGCTCACTCGATCGAGATTCTCTGGTGTGTGAAGAGTGATCGTCGGCTTGTCATCGGTTGGCCCGCCGCCGGTGTTGATGATGATCCAGCTGTTGGCGAGCGCGACCACGGTCGGCTCGCCGGCGAGCACGATCTCCCCGCCCAGAATATCGGTGTAGAAGCGGCCGGCACGCTCGACGTCAGAGGCGACAATGAAGTGGGTAAGTGCGATTCCTTCGCTCAGCGTGGGAAGGCCTGGCATCTCGTGTTCCTCCGTGTCGTCGCATCCGCATGTCGCGTCCACATATCGCGTCCAGTTCGTCCTGGGACGCGACCTCCTCCTGGAGATTACCCGTGAAGGTTGTGTCACGCAACTGACACTCGTAGAATTGGGTTGGAATGTTGAACCGTGACTACGAAGGCCAGAACTGTTCGGTGGCCCGAGCCCTCGAGATTGTCGGTGCGCGCTGGACGCTACTCATCATCCGCGACGTCCTTCTCGGGCTGCGACGGTTCGACCAGCTCCAAAACAGCTTGGGCATCGCTCGAAATGTGCTGAGCGACCGTCTGAACTGGCTGGTCAGTGAGGGGGTGCTCGAGCGGGTCCGCTACAGCGATCACCCGAGTCGATATGAGCACCAGCCCACCAAGAAGGGACGCGATCTGAACATCGCGCTGACCGCGTTGCGCCAGTGGGGCGATGACTACCTGAACGAAGCGCCTCCGCGCCTTCAACTCCGCAAGTCCGACAAGAAGCCGGTCGTCGCGGCCATCGTGCCGAAAGGTACCAAGAGCCTTCGCCTCGATGAGATAGAGACGGTTCCGGGGCCAGGCGCCTCCACGTAGGGCCTCTGAGCGACGGTTCAGCGGCGTTGGAAGACGCCGGTTTCGCCCGCTCGTTAGGCGCCACATCGAAGAATCGTCCCGAAGCCACACGGGACCACGACGCGGCGCCAAACATACGTTGCGTTACACAACTAACCGCAGTACTGTCATGTCAGTTGCTTCACAAAACTCACATCGGAGGACCGACGGTGTCGAAAACGATCCTAATTACAGGCGCAAGCAATGGCTTTGGCCGTGATACGGCCGAGACTCTCCACAGGGCCGGCCACAGGGTGTACGCCTCAATGCGCCAGATCGAAGGCAAGAACCGCCCCACCGCCGAAGCCCTCCGCAAGCTCGACGTCAAAACCGTGCAACTAGACGTTCGCATCGACCGGTCCGTCGACGCAGCCGTCGAATACGTGCTGGCGGATGCCGGCAAGATCGATGTCCTCATCAATAATGCTGGTATCGGGTCTGCAGGGGTCACCGAGGCCTTCACGACACAACAGGCCAGGGCCGTCTTCGACACCAATGTCATCGGCCTTCTGCGAGTCACCCGCGCCGTACTCCCCTCCATGCGCAAGAGGAACGACGGCCTGATCATCAACATCGGGTCGGTCCTCGGCCGCCTGACAATCCCGTTCCTGGGCCTCTACGGCGCCAGCAAGTTCGCAGTCGAAGCGCTGACCGACAGTCTTCGCTACGAACTCTCCCAGCTCGGAGTCGAGGTCGTGGCCGTTCAGCCGAGCGCGTATCCGACCAACTTCTTTGCCGCCAGCGAACCCCCCGCCCGAACCGAAATATCGAAGTCCTATGGCGAGGTGAGCGGCATAGTCGACGCGCTGTCCGCATCCCTGACCGAGAGGTTCGAAGGCGCCGACGCCCCCGACCCGCACGACGTCGCAGAGGCGATCCTCGGACTCGTTGATCAGGACAAAGGCTACCGCGCCGTCCGCACCGTCGTCGGGTCTTCCTTCGGCTCCGACAAGGCCAACGAAGACGTGGCGCCCCTTCAGGCGGGACTGGTCGAAGCCTTCGGCCTGAGCCACCTCGAGAAGCTCGCCGGATGAGAAGCTCCGCGTCGTCGCGCGGCTCCGGGCGCGGGACGAGCTCGCCGGGACATTCTCGGCCTCCGGTAAGAGAGACGCACAGAGACATGCCCGGAAGGAGAGGCCTGAATGCGAGCAACCTGTCGGCATTCTCGGAGCTCATCCCCCTTGATAGAGGGTTGTGCGTGGTCTCCACGGTCCGGCCCGATGGGAATGTCCACTCGTCAGTAGCGAACGCCGGCGTGCTGGCACACGTTGCCTCGAAGAACACGGTCGTCGGATTCGCAGCGATGGGTAGCTCGCAGAAACTGCGACACCTGCGGGCCGACCCTCACATCACAGTCGTAGCCCGAGCCGGGCTGCGCTGGGCGGCGGTGGAGGGCTACGCCGAGATCATCGGACCTGACGACCCGAGCCCACACATGGACGACGAATCCCTCCGGCAGCTGCTACGAGGTGTCTTCGTCGCCGCCGGCGGCACCCACCACGACTGGGACGCCTACGACCGGGTGATGGTCCAAGACCGACGTGCAGCGGTGCTCGTCACCCCGCGCCGGGTTTACACGAATCCCTCACGCTGATCGGACTTGACCATGACACTCCTCACCCAGGCCCCAACCCTGACGCCCACACGTCGCACCTCCCGGGAAGTGCTGATCATCGTGTGCGCCGGCATGGTGTTGGCGAGCCTCGACCTGTTCATCGTCAACGTCGCACTACCGCAAATCGCCCGCGATTTTCACACCTCCGATCTGTCCCAACTGTCATGGATTCTGAACGGCTACGCCATCGTGTACGCGGCCCTGCTGGTGTTCTTCGGCCGCCTGGCCGACCGCTACCGACGCGACCACGGATTCCTGGTCGGCGTGGCCGTCTTCACGGCCGCGTCGATAGCCTGCGCAGCCTCGTCGGGCATCTGGATGCTTGTCGCGTTCCGCCTTGTCCAAGCGGCGGGGGCCGCACTACTGACGCCAACCTCACTAGGGCTCATCCTGGCCACGACCGAACCGGAACGACGAGCGAGCTCCGTGCGGGCCTGGACCGCCGTCGCCGGACTTGCCGGCGCGCTCGGCCCGGTCATCGGAGGATTGCTGGTCGCGGCGAGCTGGCGCTGGGTGTTTCTCATCAACGTGCCGATCGGAGTCGCCGCGCTCATTGTGGGCTGGCGTCGGCTGCCTCATGTGCCAGGTCATCCGACGACACGGCCTTCGCCGCCCGGTGTCATCTTGGCCTGCGCCGGGACGGCACTGCTGACGACGGCGCTTGTCAAAGGCACCGACTGGGGCTGGCACTCCGCCGCCCTCATCGGGACCGCCTCCGGCGCGGTCGTGCTAATCGGGGCCTTCGTCGCACACTGCCTATACAGCACACGACCGCTGATCGATCCCAAGATGTTCCAATCTCGGGCCTTCCTGGGTGCATCGATCATCGCCATGATCTACTCCGCCGCGTTCGCCGCCATGCTGCTTTCGATCGTCCTGTGGGAGCAGGGTCCCTGGGGCTGGTCGCCCCTGCGATCAGCACTCGGGCTCGCACCCGGCCCGCTGATGGTTCCCATCGTCTCCTTCGGACTGACCAGTCGAGCCCTGGCCCGGTTCGGCCCCGCCCGCGTCATCTCTTTCGGATGCGCAATCTTCGGATCGGGCCTGGCGTGGTGGGCGTTAGCCGTCCATTTGAAGCCGAACTACGGCACCGGTGTCTTGGGCGGACTCCTGGTCTGCGGAGTAGGCGTCGGGCTGACCCTGCCCTCGATCATGTCGACCGGAGTCGGCGCGCTGCCACCCCAATCGTTCGCCACAGGCTCCGGGGCGATCAACATGCTCCGCCAGAGCGGCCTGGCGCTCGGAGTCGCCGTTCTGATCGCCGTGTTGGGTAGCGCCCATCATGGAACGGCGGCTTTGACCAGGTTCCGCCACGGATGGTGGGTGGCCGCCGCGATCGCGTTCTGTGCCGTCATACCTGCAACAGCGCTGCTAGGCCGAAAACTTTCGAACGCCGCCGGTTGAAATACGATCATCTCCTCGATCTCGTCACCGACGGATACGGCTGGGTTTTACCGCTGAATGACATCCCAGACCGCAATCGAATCCGAGGGGTCGCGATTGCAAACCCACTCCCTTTCGTGAATTCGCCGCCCGGAGCTATGTTCCCATGAGAGGGGAGACGTGGTAGTGAGTCAAGGCCCAGGAGGCGTCGGGGTCTTTGCGTGCCACGACGGTCAGGTAGACGGGGACCGGACCGTCCGGACGTTCAAATAGAACTGACGCGTAAGCGACGGTGACGGTCGGTGCGAGAACTCGGACCGATAGCAACTCGTAATCGGCGGTCAGCCCGATCGGCTGCTTGTCGTAGTAGGCGCTGATGTACTGCCGGCCGTACCCCGGTGTCGGGTCAAAACCCTGGAACAGAGCATCTGGAGTGAACACGTCGGCGACCGCTCCCGGGTCGTGCCTGGCTATCGCATCAGCCCATCGGTCGAGCAAGCCACGTATCACGAGCACTTCAGGAGCATCATCTGCAGGAGAACCGTGCAGGGGCGGCACGGCCGGCTCAATGCCCGGCACTCCACCCACCATCCACGTGCAGGAACTCGCCGGTGACGAACGGTGACTCCTCCAAGTACAGGACGCCGCGCACGACGTCCTCGATTTCCCCAAGTTCGTTCATCGGGTGCAGGCCTTTCAAGAACTCGTGCGTGCTCTCGTGGTGCATCGGCGTCTTGATGACCCCCGGCGCAACGGCGTTAACCCGGATCCCCGACGTGGCGAACTCGACGGCCAAGGCTTTCGTGACAGCGGCGAGACCGCCCTTGGTGAGCGAGGCGAGCGCGGCCGGTAGAGCCGACAGGGCGCTTTCAACCAGGGAGGTGGTCACGTTGACGATGTGTCCGCCCTCGCCGGAGTCGAGCATGCGGCGCGCTGCGCGCTGGGTGACATGGAAGAACCCGGCGACGTTGGTCCGCAGGACGAGGTCGTACTCGTGCTGGGTGTAGTCGACGAATGGCTTGGCGAGGAAGACGCCGGCGTTGTTGACGAGGGTGTCGACGCGACCGAACTTGACCAGCGCCGTGTCGATGAGGTGCTCTGCTACGGCCGGGTCGCCGATGTCGCCGGCCACCGTCTCGACGCCCGCCTCCGACGAGGCTGTGATGGAGCGTGAGTTGGCAACAACGTCGAACCCGAGCTCCTTGTAGGCGCGGACCAGTCCGGCGCCGATTCCCTGCGAAGCTCCGGTGATGACAACCACCTTGTTCATAGTCATGAAAGGCAGCCCCTATGTCGACCAGCGACGCCGTATACCCATCCAAACTCCTCATGTTGGTGGTTCATGTCGAGTTACGCCTGGTAGTCGGCTGCTTGGCGGATGACGTCTGCCACAGCGTCGGGTCTGGAGAGCATCACGAAATGTGAGGCATCTTCGACTTCGGTTGCGGTGACACCGGCCCGGAGGTTCTGAAAGCGGTGCAGAGCGGGCGCGACCGGGCGATCCTGGGTCCCGAACACGGCCCACGACGGCTTGGTGTGCCAGGCCACGGAGGCGGCCGGCTCATCGAAGGCGGACGCCAATAGCGGCCGTTGCGCGTGCGCGAGGAACGTCGCCTGCTCCTCGGGCACGTCCGCGCAGAAGACGCTCTGGAACTGGTGGGGGTCGATCGATACCTCGACAGCTCCGTCGGCCAACATCCGCTGTTGGAACAGGGGGCCCATTGCAAGCGACGGATAGTGCGACTGCAGGTCGCTCAGCGATTCGCCTTCATCGGGCACAAGTCCAGCGGCGTACACAACCGCGGACACCTTTTCGGTGGCGCCGGCCACGGTGACTACGGCCGCACCGTAGGAGTGCCCGACGAGAACCACCGGCGGTTCGATTTCGTCGAGGACCGCCCCGATGTAGGCGGCGTCGTGGGCGAGTCCACGAAGAGGGTTCGGCGGTGCGAGCACCGGGTAGTCATCTGCGCTGAGGAGATCGAACACGGGTCGCCAAACGGCAGCGTCGGCGAACGCTCCGTGGACCAGGACGATGGTGGGTTTGGACATGAAACTCCTTCACTTCGGGAGACGAGCAAGAAGATGCGGGGAAGTTCGCTTCGGAATGGTCAGGGCTCCGTCGACGACACGGTGGGATCCTCCAGGTCGACCATTAGAACGGGAGTCAGTTTGTTCTTGAACCGTATGAGCCCGAGATTGCCGGCGGCGGCCAGGGCGGCGATGCCGGCAGAAGCGAGCCAGGCGTGGCGGAACACGTGGAGTCCGGCGCCGCCGGAGGCAAGACCGAGAATCGCGACGAGCACGCTGACACCCACGACGGAGCCGATCTGCTGAGACATCGAAACGATCGCGCTGCCTGTCGCCGAGTCCTCCGGGGCCAGGTCGGCGGTGGCCGTCGACAGGATCGTCGGCAGGGCCAGACCGGCGCCGGCACCGACCGCCATCCAGCACAGCAAGAAGTCCGAAACGTAGTGAGGGTGACTCCCGAGTCTGACCTCGAAGAGGATCGCGCCTAGGCCGATCACCACCGACCCCGCGGCCGCGATAATCCCGGCCGGCACCCGGGCCTTCTTTTGAAGGTTTTCTGCGATGGTCGCGAAGAACGGGACGACCGCGGGCCCCGGGGCGGAGGCCAGGCCGACTTTGATAGCGGAGTAGCCCCAGTGGAGCTGCAGCCAGAGGATCACCGACAGGAACAGGATGGAGAACGACGCGAGGGTGAGCAGGATCCCGGCATTGGCGGATGCGAAGACCCGGTCACGCATCAGGTCCAGCCTCATGACCGGCGCGGGGTGACGGGATGACCGTCGGACGAACGCAGCCAGCGCGGCCGCTGCGATGACGAACGAAGCGACCGTTCCCCCACTTGACCAGTGCCAGTCGGTTCCCTTCACCAAACCCAAGGCCAGCGAGCCGATCGCAACGATAAGCAACAGGGCGCCCAACGCATCAGGCACCCGGGCATCCTGCTCGTGACGCTGGTCAGGCACCAGGCGCAACGCGGCAGCGATGGCAACCAACCCGACGGGTACGTTCACGAGGAAGATCCAGCGCCAGGAAACCTGCAGGAGCAGGCCGCCGAGGACTGGCCCGGTCGAGGCGGCCAGGACCCCGGCAATGACCCAGATTTTGATGTAAGTGGCGACCTTCTCAGACGGTGCGGTAGTGAGGACCAGGCCGAGGCTTGTTGGGGTCAGCAGCGCAGCGCCCACAGCCTGCAGGGCGCGAAACGCGATCAGCACCCCGATTCCGCCGCTCAATGCACAGCCGAGGCTGGCCGAGATGAATAGCGCCAAGCCGAGCACGAAGCCGCTCTTGCGCCCGTAGCGATCGGCGAGCCGACCGGCGGGGACCAGCAGAGCGGCGTACACGATGGCATAAGCGCTGAGCACCCAGCTCAGGTTCGACAGCGACCTTTCGTGGATGCCTCGGCCAATTGCGGGCAGCCCGACATTGGTGATCCAAACGTCGAGAACAGCCACGAAACTGGCTGTCGCCAGGACCGCGAGAATCAGACCGGGTCGGGTCGGGCTCGACGTCTCGGAGACGGGCTCTTCCAGGGTAGGGACAAGATTGGACATGGTTTTACTCCCAATCGAGCCGGGCGCCCGCTGAGCGGCCCAGCCCACGAAAGGATCTGGACTAGATGTTCCAGAAACCTACCGAGTTCTGGAACGACTTGTCAAAAACTTTCTCGTCGACGTACTCTGGGCGCATGGCAAGACCGCAGAGTTACGTCCGCGATGAGGTCGTCCGCGCCGCGGAACGCCAGTTCCGCACCTCCGGTTACAACGGCACGACCGTTGATGACATCGCCGCGGCGACCGGGCTGGGCCGGG includes:
- a CDS encoding MFS transporter; translated protein: MTLLTQAPTLTPTRRTSREVLIIVCAGMVLASLDLFIVNVALPQIARDFHTSDLSQLSWILNGYAIVYAALLVFFGRLADRYRRDHGFLVGVAVFTAASIACAASSGIWMLVAFRLVQAAGAALLTPTSLGLILATTEPERRASSVRAWTAVAGLAGALGPVIGGLLVAASWRWVFLINVPIGVAALIVGWRRLPHVPGHPTTRPSPPGVILACAGTALLTTALVKGTDWGWHSAALIGTASGAVVLIGAFVAHCLYSTRPLIDPKMFQSRAFLGASIIAMIYSAAFAAMLLSIVLWEQGPWGWSPLRSALGLAPGPLMVPIVSFGLTSRALARFGPARVISFGCAIFGSGLAWWALAVHLKPNYGTGVLGGLLVCGVGVGLTLPSIMSTGVGALPPQSFATGSGAINMLRQSGLALGVAVLIAVLGSAHHGTAALTRFRHGWWVAAAIAFCAVIPATALLGRKLSNAAG
- a CDS encoding SgcJ/EcaC family oxidoreductase — encoded protein: MPGIEPAVPPLHGSPADDAPEVLVIRGLLDRWADAIARHDPGAVADVFTPDALFQGFDPTPGYGRQYISAYYDKQPIGLTADYELLSVRVLAPTVTVAYASVLFERPDGPVPVYLTVVARKDPDASWALTHYHVSPLMGT
- a CDS encoding SDR family oxidoreductase gives rise to the protein MTMNKVVVITGASQGIGAGLVRAYKELGFDVVANSRSITASSEAGVETVAGDIGDPAVAEHLIDTALVKFGRVDTLVNNAGVFLAKPFVDYTQHEYDLVLRTNVAGFFHVTQRAARRMLDSGEGGHIVNVTTSLVESALSALPAALASLTKGGLAAVTKALAVEFATSGIRVNAVAPGVIKTPMHHESTHEFLKGLHPMNELGEIEDVVRGVLYLEESPFVTGEFLHVDGGWSAGH
- a CDS encoding alpha/beta hydrolase, which encodes MSKPTIVLVHGAFADAAVWRPVFDLLSADDYPVLAPPNPLRGLAHDAAYIGAVLDEIEPPVVLVGHSYGAAVVTVAGATEKVSAVVYAAGLVPDEGESLSDLQSHYPSLAMGPLFQQRMLADGAVEVSIDPHQFQSVFCADVPEEQATFLAHAQRPLLASAFDEPAASVAWHTKPSWAVFGTQDRPVAPALHRFQNLRAGVTATEVEDASHFVMLSRPDAVADVIRQAADYQA
- a CDS encoding MFS transporter; its protein translation is MSNLVPTLEEPVSETSSPTRPGLILAVLATASFVAVLDVWITNVGLPAIGRGIHERSLSNLSWVLSAYAIVYAALLVPAGRLADRYGRKSGFVLGLALFISASLGCALSGGIGVLIAFRALQAVGAALLTPTSLGLVLTTAPSEKVATYIKIWVIAGVLAASTGPVLGGLLLQVSWRWIFLVNVPVGLVAIAAALRLVPDQRHEQDARVPDALGALLLIVAIGSLALGLVKGTDWHWSSGGTVASFVIAAAALAAFVRRSSRHPAPVMRLDLMRDRVFASANAGILLTLASFSILFLSVILWLQLHWGYSAIKVGLASAPGPAVVPFFATIAENLQKKARVPAGIIAAAGSVVIGLGAILFEVRLGSHPHYVSDFLLCWMAVGAGAGLALPTILSTATADLAPEDSATGSAIVSMSQQIGSVVGVSVLVAILGLASGGAGLHVFRHAWLASAGIAALAAAGNLGLIRFKNKLTPVLMVDLEDPTVSSTEP